The region ATTGCACTGACGAGCGGCGTGTTCCTCGGCCTCGGGTACGTCCTGACGGGGGAACTCGCGCTCCCGATCGGTGTCCACGTCGCGTGGAACTTCTTCGAGGGGAACCTCTACGGATTCCCGATCAGCGGGTCGACGACGACGAGCATCCTCGCCATCGACCAGCACGGTCCGGACATCGTGACTGGCGGTGCGTTCGGCCCCGAGGCCGGTCTCCTCGGCGTGGGTGCTATTCTCCTCGGTATCCTCGCGACTGTCGCTTGGGTGCGATATCACCGGGGGAGCTCAGGAATTCATCCGGCGGTCACGAACCGTGACGCCCTGTGAAATAGTCCTCTGGAATCTGTGTATCTCTCTTCCTATTGATTGACCCCAAAGAGGTACGACTCACTTATTGGAGATGTCGTTCCCAGCAACTGATAATGCAATCAACTCCGGAATCTCGTCGAGATGTCTTTCGACGGATTGCCCAACGACCACACGCTAACTGGCCAGTGTATGATGCGACGCCATTGTATGAGCGAGATTCGCCTGACGGTCTGGCGTCAGATATTCGGACAGTCTCCCAGGCTTGGTTCAAACACGATGCTCATGACTCCGTTGAGGAATTCGCCTATGCACTCCCGCTGGCGTATTTCAGACTCGATGCGCACGACCGCTATGCACGCTCGACACGCTACGAGATGGACACCCTCTTTCGGATGTTCGTCCTGAAGGAACTCCACGGGTGGGAGCACGAGACAGCACTCCTCGAGTACCTCGAAAGCCATCCCGAACTGTGTGAGCGTCTTGGGCTGGACAGAGTACCTGACCAGTCGACGCTCTGGCGCAGTTGGCACATGCGCTTCACCGATGATCTTCGTAAGACGGCCCAGAAAGCGGCCCGAACAATTCTCATCAAAGCGCAGAACGCGGGTGTCACTGTCCCCCGCGAACCGGAACAATCCCTCCCACGTCGTGACGATGACACAGACGAATCAGACCCAGATAACGAACTTATCCTCGACAAAGCTGGCACGATCACCAATCACGTCAGTCGATTCGTCTTCCCAGCCTTCTCGCTGAATCGTGGAGAAGGCTGTGAGATTCACGAGAACGCTTTCTGGGGCTTACAGACCTATCTCGGGCTTCGTGAGAACTTGGCCGCCAACGAGGGTGCTCGCAGTTTCGTCCACGAGACGACACGGGAGCGGACACCACTCGGACACGCACATCGTGACCACATCCGCGAACTCTCCATCGAGCAGATTCGCGAGATGTACCGCCAGGCGGTTCAGCAACTCTTAGACGAAATTGCAGAGACAGCGGAATTCTTCCGGGCAGGTATCGTCGCCATCGATATCACTGAGGCCAACCCCTTCACAGGCAATAGGGCGGGCCACGAGGAGGAGATCATCGGAACAAAAGAAAACAGCGACGAGTACGCCTACCAGTGGGCGACAGTCCAGCTGGTCGGTAACGCCGTTCCACTTGTTCTCGATGCTCGTCCCGTACAGAAAGGCGAATCACGGAAGGAAATTGTCGAGGACTTGCTTGATTCGGCTGAGGACCTCGTTCACGTCGATAACGTGCTGATGGATCGGGAGTTCGATAGCCAGCACGTCTTGGAGATGATCAGCCAGCGTGGGCTCTCCTACGTCGTTCCGAAGCGGATGCAGACGAGTGAGAGAGCTCAGGCCAAGCGGTTGCTCCAGCGCGACCAAGACCGCTACGAGACCGACCGGAAGCTCCACCTCGGCAAGAACGAGTGGCACGAGACGACGCTAATCTACCGTCGGAGAGAGGACTCCGAGCATGACGATCACCGGCAGTATTCGGTGTTCATGACGAATTGCGGGAGTGGGCACCTTACTGAGTACGGGTATCGGTGGGAAATCGAGAGCGGGTACAAGTCGATTAAGCGGTTCATGGCTGCGACGACCTCAAAAGATTTCGGGCTCAGGTTCTTCTACTTCGCGTTCGCCTGTCTGTTGTACTCGATTTGGCGAGCTGTGGACCTGCTCGTGCAGGTCGAATTGACTGGTGAGTATGAACACTCGCCGATCGTGACGGCCGATAATACGCTGACGCTGCTGAAGAAGGAAACCGGAATTGGGTAGAGAGACACTCTGTCTGGGTTAGCGAGGCATCTGAGTGGCTACACTATCCGGGGCCTTGGAAATAGCCCGAATTAATTTCTATCTCAACAAGAATGCCCGTTTGGAGAGGGACCTGAAGCAATTTCTGTTCATTGATTCGGATGAAACCACGCATCACAGTCCCGCTATACCCGTCGTAGTCTCAACTTCACGGGACCGAGATTTTGTATAGCGATATACGATATACAATTTCCTGTAGTGCGGAATTCCGACGGTAAGAGACTCTAGACTCCCGAATTCTCCCGAAGGTTCGAATACAGAAAGTGGTCCTGATTATGCCAATAATCACGACCACTTTTAAGTACCCCGGCGCTGTCGGTGAAGCACGAATGCTGCAACCGCCTCACGACGGCGCTTCCCCCGGGGTAGAGGCACCGAGACCGGGCCCGCAGGACGGTGGAGGGCCGGTGAATGCCTGACCGAGCGCCTTCGACGCCGCTCGACGATAGCTTCGAGCGCTACCTCCAAGACAAGGGGAAAGGCCGCGGCGGCGACGGTGGGAACTATCGACGTAACGCTGCACGCGAGCTCGGACGGTTCGCCGAGTGGGCCGCCGGCGACCGCGGCGCCGACGACTGGACCGGGATCGTCCCCGACGACGTCGACCGCGAGCCGACCTTCGACGATCTCGACGAACGCGTGTTCCGGGAGTACGCCCGACATCTCGGTGGAGATCGGGGACTCAAGCAGAACACAGTACAAACCTATTACCGCTATATCTCTGCCTGGTGTGGCTGGTGCGTCAACGAGGGATATCTCGAGGCGCATTACGCGCAGCGGGCCAGTGCGATGGCGCCGCTGCCGGAGGACGACGGCCGCAAGCCCGGCGACCAGCAGGCCTGGACGTCTGAACAGCGCCACGCCCTCACCCGCCACGTCGACGAACGGGCCCGCGACGCCGTCGAGGCGTACACGATACTTCCGGAGGATACTGACCCCCTCGACAAGCAGCGAAGACGCTACGCGGCGCTGAAGGCGGCTCGTGACCGGGCGCTGGTGTTCGTCCTCGCGTACACCGCCGTCCGCGTCGGCGAACTCCTCCGGGACCCGAATGACCCGCGCCGACGCGGTGTTCGCTGGGAGGACATCTCCCTTGACGACGGGAGTATGGACGTCTACCGGAAGAAACAGCAGTGGGACGCCGCCAGTCTTCCCGACCCGGTGATCTCGCCGCTCCGGAGCTATCGCCAGCTGATGGATCCGCCGACGGAGCGCTGGCCGGTGTTTCCGACGTTCGACCAACGGACGCTCGCAGAGCTCGTCCGGGAAAACCTCGCCGAACGAGGGGAACGCCCAGAAGCAATCATTGAACGCCGTGCGGAGTACGCTCGCGACCTGCTGCTGGCGCTCGATGAGGATATTCGGCCGCCCTCGATTACGACGGACGGCACACGATCGATTCTCCAACGGCTCTCAGAAGCTGCAGAGATAGACATCGACCATCCGAAACACGATTACCTTGCTCCACACGGCGGCCGGCGTGGAATGGGTGAAGTTCTCGTTCGAGCATTCGGATACACGGTTGCCGCCCGATATCTCGATAATTCTGAGGAGATGGTTCGTGAGCGGTACTCGCATATCGAGGCTGGTGAGTTAGGTGATGTCGCTACTGAGGCCCTTGAGGAGATCGATAGTGTACCGCAGTAACTTATTTCGAGTGAGAGGGGTAGACCGTCGCGTTCACACCGCGTCGACGGTGAACAGCGAGTCGTCGCTGAGGACGACCTGTACCCGGCGGTGCCAGGCGTCAGCGAAAGCCTCTCGTTGCTGGTCAGTTGCCGATTCGTCGAGAATCCCTTGGAGGTTCCCGATTGCGGGTCCACCGTCAGGAACGTCGCTGACGTGGTAGGTCACTTCGACGGTCTCGTCCGTGTCGGTTCGCCGGAACCGGAACGTCGGGTCCGCCGTGTCCGGGTCGAACGCGTCGAAGCGCAGGAGGTCGCGGCGGCCGCCATAGCCGCCGGCGAGCCCGCTGAATCCGTCATCGCCGGTCGCGCCAGTCACGTACGAGATGATGCGGCTCATCACGCCGTACGCGGCATCGTCCTGCGGGCCGGCCGTCTGGACCTCGATTTCGCTCCGGACTGGATAGTCGTCGGGATACAGGGCGTCGAGCCCGAGCTGGACGATCCGATAGGCACCCGAGGCTGTCGGACAGGAGTGTCCGGCTTCTTTCACCGCGTCCCGGTAGGTGACGACGAACGGCTCGCCCGGTTCGAGGACGCCGAGGGCCTCCGCGACGGGGTCGCGGATTTCGATCGGGTCGGCGTCGTAGTCGACCTGCCAATTGGTTCTCGTCTGGGTCGTGTCAGTCGCAGTCGAATTCGATGTCATGAGTTGTGGTTGTGATCGTGTCTCGTGGTCAGTAGCGGAGCAGTCGCATCCCGTTGAGGATGACGAGGAGGACGCTGGCCTCGTGGACCAGCATTCCCGACGCGAGGGTGACGTAGCTGGTGAGCACGCCCGCGAGGAGGACGGTCACGGTCAGCACCGCGAGCCCGACGTTCTCGAGGACGTTCCAGCGCGTCGCCTTGCTGAGTTTGACCGCGTACGGGATGCGTTCGAGGTCGTCGGCCATCAACGCCATGTCAGCCGTTTCGATAGCGGTGTCCGTTCCCGCAGCACCCATCGCGATGCCGACATCGGCAGTGGCCAGCGATGGCGCGTCGTTGATGCCGTCGCCGACCATCGCGACGACGTGGCCGTCGGCCTGGTAGCCCTCGATGACGGACTGCTTGTCCTCGGGGAGGAGTTCGGCACGGTACTCGTCGATACCGACCTCCTCGGCAACGGCAGCGGCCGTCCGCTCGTTGTCGCCGGTGAGCATCACCGTCTCGATGCCAGCGTCTTGGAGCGCCGCGACGACCCCAGGAGCGGCCTCCCGGAGCTCGTCCCGCATCGCAATCGCGCCGATGATGTCCCCGTCCCGAACGACGTGGACGACTGTCTCGCCGCGCCCCTCACGCTCGCGGACGTAGTCGGCGACCCGATCGGGGACATCGACGTCGCGGTCGTCCAGCAGCGCGCGGTTGCCGACGACGACTTCCTGGCCATCGGCATGGGCGATGACGCCCTTGCCGGCGACCACGTCGAAGTCGTCGGGATCGGGGACCGACCTGCGCCCCACGTCCGTATCGTCCGCTTGGGCGACCGTCGCTCCACCGTCCGTCGCAGCCGTCTGGCGTTCGCGGGCCATGTCGACGATGGCGTCCGCGAGGTGGTGTTCGCTCTTCTTCTCGGCGGTCGCTGCGAGCGAGAGGACGTCGGCGGCGGCGACGCCGAACCCCTCGATACCGGAGACGGTGGTCTCGCCCTTCGTGAGCGTCCCCGTCTTGTCGAAGGCGACGAGATCGATCTTGCCGGCGCGTTCGAGGTGTTCGCCGCCCTTCATCAGCACGCCCGACCGGGCGGCGTTACCGATGGCCGAGACGATGCTGACCGGTGGCCCGATGACCAGCGCGCCCGGACAGCCGATGACCAGCAGCGTCAGCGACAGGATCGCGTTCTGCGTGACCGCGTACGCGCCGATAGCCAGGGCAATGACGGCCGGCGTGTAGTACTTCGCGAACCGGTCGATGAGACTCTCCGTGGGCGACTGAGCCTCCTGGGCCTCCTCGACGCGACGGATGATCCGTTCGAGAGTCGTATCCGATCCCGCTCCCGTCGTCCGGATTTCTAGCGCGCCCTCCTGGTTGACCGTCCCGGCGTACACCTCGTCGCTGTCGGCCTTGTGGACGGGCGCGCTCTCGCCGGTGACCGGCGCCTGGTTGACTGCGCTCTCGCCGTCGACGACGGTTCCGTCGACCGGGATCTTCCCGCCCGGCTTTACGACGACGACTTCGCCCTCTTCGACATCGCGGGCGGAGACCTTTTGGAGTGTCCCGTCGCGACGGACGGTCGCCGTGTCGGGCGTCATCTCCAGTAGCTCCTGAAGTGCCGTCCGGGTCTTCCGCATCGTCCGGCCTTCGAGGTAGCTGCCAAGGCTGAACAGGAAGACGACGGCGGCGGCTTCCCAGTACTCCCCGATGACGATAGCACCGATGGCGGCCAGCGTCACCAGCGTCTTGATGCCGAGCGTCCGGTTGGTGACCTCGTGGTAAGCGGTCTTGGCGATGTCGTAGCCACCCACGACCGTCGCGAGGACGAGGATGGCGGCGCTTGCCATCTCGAAACTCGTGAGGTAGCCGAGACTCCAGCCACCGCCGTACAGCAGGCCGCTTGTCGCCGTGACGATGGCCTTCCGGTGGTTCCGGTAGTACTGCGTGATCGATTGTTTGTTCATAGTGTTAGGCGGGCTGGGGAGTGTACCCCTGGTTTTCGATGGTCTCTGCGAAGGCGTCGGGGTCAGCGACGCTGTCGTCGTACTCGATCTCGACGCGGCCGGTCGCGTAGTGGACTTCGACGTGCTGGACGCCGTCGACGTTCGACAGGGCGCGTTCGACGGTACTCGCGCAGGTCGGGCAGTCGAAGTCGAGGACGCGGAATTGGGTTGTGTCGCTCATTACAGTTTGAGATAGTGCCCGTACCTCAATAAGTATTTTTTATATGATATGTTTGAATTCGGATACGAGTCGTTGGAACAGTCAAACGGGTCGTCTAGGGCTTTCGCTATCGCGGGTCCATCCTGTACTGGATACCTCGACAGACACCTACCCGACTCCTGCCCCGCTACCTTTTCCCGCGTGCTCGCGCTCAGTCCTCGTATGAGTGATTCCGATACCGACCACCGTCTCGACGACATCGCGGTGCGAGACACTCGGATTTCGGACGCCATCGACGAGCCGATGCGGGCGATGGTCCTCGACATTCTGTCCGAGGAAGCCCTAACTGCGACCGAGGTCCACGAACGCCTCGACGATCGCGGCATCGACCGGACGGAGAACACGGTCCGCCATCACATCAACGAGCTCCGGGATGCGGGCCTCGTCGACGTCGTTCGCTTCGAGGAGGGGCGTGGTGGGACGACGAAGTACTACCACGCGAACACGATCGTCCTCTCGTACTCACTACCAGATTCGGCCGACGCCGCCGTCGAGGAGATGATCGACGCTGCCCAGCCCCAGATCACGGACGCGCTCACTACGCTCACCGACGAGTACGACGACGCTATTGAGGAGATCGTCGAGGATATGCAGCCCTGCGAGCACTGCCAGACCCAGAAGTACGAGACGTACGTTCTTCTGACCGTCCTGCGACGTGCGTTCGTTCGCGCCCACAGAAATTCCTGAGGGGGAACCACCCCTACGCTGGCAGGGTCTTAGAAGGAGAACCGATCACGCGCGGATTGCATCGCGAGGCGAGTCAGGAGTCGCGCAGGGCCACGCTTTGGGAGGTCCCGTACAGTCTCGATGCTGGTCGGCGGTTCACTACCACCAATGTCTAACTCCCAGCCTGTCTCGTCCATGAAGCGTTCGACAGCCTGATTTACTCGCTGTCGCACGTCGTCCGAGTCCATTGTCTCGGGCACACCATTCCGGAGGACGACGTCGCCGTCAACGATCACTGTCTCGACGTCGGCCGGGACCGCGTTGTTCACGACGTGTGCGGGAACGTTGGTCAGTGGCGTGAACTTCGGTTTGTCGACGTCGAGGAGGATAATATCCGCGCGCTTTCCCGCTTCGATACTGCCGATCTCGTCGCCCATCCCCAGCGCGCGTGCGCCCTCGATAGTGAGCATTCGTATCAGTTCCATCGAGTCGAACTGCCCGGCTGAACGCTTGAGATTTGCCGCCAGCCGAGCTTGCCGCGCTTCACCGAACATGCTGTACGAGTCGTGCCAGTAGTGGTCGTCAATCCCTACTCCGACGTCGACGCCGGCGGCTCGAAGCTCGGGAACGGGCGTCCACTGCGTCTCCCCGTCCGGATTCCAGTAACAGAAGACGGACGGGCAGTGCGCAACAGCCGCGTCCGCCTCGGCGGTTCGCTGGATGTCCTCTTCGTCGCCGAGGCGGAAGTGAGCAGCGACCAGTCGGTCGTCCAGGAGTCCAACGTCGTCGAGCAATCCTACCGAGTCCTCGCCACCGTTCGCTCGTGCCATCGTGTTACTCTCCTCGAGTTCGAGCAAGTGCGTGTGGACGAGCAGGTCCGGATACTCTGCGGCGAGGGATGCGGTCCGTTCCCACAGCTGCCGGGTACACGACCAGTCGTCGTGCGGGCAGATCGTCGCCCTGATTCGGCCGTCGTACGTGTCGTGGTACGTTTCGACGAACTCGCGAGCACGGGAGAACTGCTGATCGACTGGTTGGTCCCAGAAGAGGTCCGAGATCGCCGGGCCGAAAAATCCGCGGAGCCCTGCTTCCCCGAACGCCTCTGCACCTGCGGCAGGCCGTGCGTCCATCGAGTTCACGGTTGTGACACCGCCCAAGAGGAAATTGAGCGCTGCGAGCTCGACGCCTGCCTCGACGAGGTACTCGAATTCGCCGTTCCCTAATCTGTTAAACAAGGCCGTCCCACTCCCAAGCATCTCCGTCAGCTCGAGTTCGCTAAACGCACCGATGAGCGGTGTCATCTCCAAGTGCGTGTGGGCGTTCACCAACCCCGGCATCACCAGTTTCCCGTTCCCGTCGATAACGGTGGACGCTTCTAATTCTCCGTCTCCTGCACGTGATGGTCGGACTTCTTCGATACAGCCATCGGTGATGCATACTGTGCCGCGCTCGTACAGGCGGTTCCGCTCGTCGGCTGTGAGAACGAGTGCATCATGGATTGCCAGATCGACAGCCATCGTAAATTAGGAAGTGGATGTGACAGTTACCGTACTGGACAACCGAGCAGGCCGGCGAAGGCTGTTCTTCCAGGTGGTGTTCCCCTCATTTGGGATATCATCGGTCTCTACTGGTCCCATTAGCCTCTAATACGTCGGCGTGATTTAATCAGATTCCCCTTTTGAATCTGAAGTCGGATTCCGTGGAGCTTGTGGAGGTTTGCAATGTTTTCCCCTCTTCACGATAGATCATCTATGGCCGACGGTTACGATGCCATAGTACTGATACCCTCATAGGCAGTATATTCTAATCAAAACCGCAATAGATGATCCCTACAATGATACACCTATGCAGGCGACGATAATCGACGGAGTTCTTGAATCCCTTCGTATCGGTGTCGGATTTCTCTGGACGGCGGCGTGGGCGATCATCATGGGCCTCACGATTACGAGTCTCGTCCAGGTCTACGTCTCGAAGGAGCGGATGGCACAGGTGCTGGGTGAGGGCGATCTAACTGGACTTACCAAGGCGACTGTGTTCGGAGCAGCAAGCAGTGGCTGTAGTTTCGGCGCCGTCGCCATCGGGAAGGGCCTGTTCAAGAAGGGGGCGCACGCGGTGAACTTCCTCGCGTTCATGTTCGCGTCGACGAACCTCATCGTCGAACTAGGGCTGATGATTCTCATCCTGCTTGGCTGGGAGTTCCTCGTCGCGGAACTGCTCGGCGGCCTGATTCTCATCGCCGTCATGGCCGCCATCGTCCACCTCACGCTTCCCGAAAACCTGTTTAACGAAGTCCGCGAGAAGCTCAACGAGCGCGACCACCAGGCGGGCGTCACGGAAGATCCCACCTGCGGGATGGAGGGGAAAGACGAGTACACGCTCACGACCGACGGCGGTGAGACGCTCAAATTCTGCTCGGAGGGCTGTATGGAGACCTATCGCCAGGAGACGTCGAGTAGCGGCGGGTGGCGTGACGAGTTGCTGTCGTGGGGTGGCTGGTACAAGGTCGGGAATCAGTACCGCAAGGAGTGGTCGATGATCTGGAAAGACATCGTCGCCGGCTTCCTTATTTCTGGGTTCGTCATCGTCTTCGTCCCGCAGTGGGTGTGGAACACGCTGTTCATTCAGGGCGACGGCCTGCTCGTGACTGCCGAGAACGCCGTCATGGGCGTCATCATCGCCGTCCTCAGTTTCGTCGGCAGTATGGGCAACGTCCCGTTCGCCGTCGCGCTCTGGGGTGGTGGCGTCAGCTTCGCCGGGATCATCGCGTTCGTCTACGCCGACCTCATCACCGTGCCCGTCCTGAACGTCTACCGGAAGTACTACGGCTGGAAGGTGATGCTGTACATCCTCGGCGTCTTCTTCGTCACGATGGCGTTCACCGGCTTCCTCATGGAGCTGCTGTTCGACGCGCTGGGTATCGTTCCAGATCTGGCGGGCGGCGAGACGGCGACTGAACAGACGTACTTCGAGCTCAACTACACGTTCTACCTCAATATTATCGCCTTTGCGCTCTCCGGGTTCCTTCTGTATGTCTACCGGCGGGGACTCGGCGCACCAGGTCAGTATCGAGATCCGGTGTGCGGGATGCGAACCGACGATGAGGGCCCGAGTGCGTCCCACGATGGGACGACGTACTATTTTTGCTCAAAGAAATGCAAGCGTACGTTCGAAGAAGAACCAACGGAATTTACTAATCAAAGCCCGCAAATATCGAGCCACGATCACGATCATGACCACTGATGATCGCACTGTGGTTCATCCGCTGTGATGGGGTTCATCATCACAGTTTCAATCCGCAATTGTCACACCTACTGCGCTCAAATAGACGGTATGAATAGTCAAATCCCGCAACTCGGGGCTGTCATATGAATCGCCGTCGAGCAGATACTGTCGTCGGTGTGCTTCTCGGGTTCGTTCTCCTGGCCGGCGGGGTACTCAGTTGGCGGGCCTATCAACAGCGTCGGGCTATCGAGCAATCGATGGGGTCAATGATGGGTTCATCTATGGGAACGATGCACGGCCCAGACCCCCTCTGGTACGTGGTTGGAACCCTGCTGGTTGCTGGCGTTATCGGTGGCGTCTATTACGTGGTCCGGGGAGAACTCACCGATCCAGAAGTGGCCGACACAACGGCGCCTGTCGATCCTGCACAGACATCGGCGGCAACAGCTACGTCGATGGATGATGACGCTGCACCGGCGACGTCTATCAATCCTGAATCGGACCCCCAAGCACGCGTTCTCGATCTCTTACCGGATGATGAACGACGCGTCCTCGAACCCGTCCTGAACTCCCCCGGAATCACGCAGATTGAACTTCGGGATCGATCTGAGTTCTCGAAGAGTAAAGTAAGCCAGACCGTGAGTTCACTCGAGGAGCGAGGTCTGCTGTATCGGGAACGACAGGGTCGGACCTATCGTGTGTATCCGAGTGATGACCTTCGGCAGCAACAACCGGGAAAATAGTCGCTATCTATCGGGCGCTCTCCCTCTCGAATTCCGTAGGTATGAACGGTCTCCCTCGAGCAAAACGGTTAGAAGATGTTATAGACGTTCTCGAACGTTCTCCTGTATGGATTCACACCCATGTCGATAACTCCCGAGCAGGCCTACGAGTAACCGAGGAGAGAGACAATGACCAACTTCAAACTCGGCCGGTGGCTGCTCGTGGCGCTCGCGATTGTCGGACTCGCGTTCGCCGCACCGGCAGTCAGCGCACACGACAACGCAACGACCGCTGACGACGCGCCTACGGACAATGCCACCGCAGATGAATGGGCCACTTGGATGGAGGCACAGATGACCGAACA is a window of Halobellus limi DNA encoding:
- a CDS encoding transposase, coding for MQSTPESRRDVFRRIAQRPHANWPVYDATPLYERDSPDGLASDIRTVSQAWFKHDAHDSVEEFAYALPLAYFRLDAHDRYARSTRYEMDTLFRMFVLKELHGWEHETALLEYLESHPELCERLGLDRVPDQSTLWRSWHMRFTDDLRKTAQKAARTILIKAQNAGVTVPREPEQSLPRRDDDTDESDPDNELILDKAGTITNHVSRFVFPAFSLNRGEGCEIHENAFWGLQTYLGLRENLAANEGARSFVHETTRERTPLGHAHRDHIRELSIEQIREMYRQAVQQLLDEIAETAEFFRAGIVAIDITEANPFTGNRAGHEEEIIGTKENSDEYAYQWATVQLVGNAVPLVLDARPVQKGESRKEIVEDLLDSAEDLVHVDNVLMDREFDSQHVLEMISQRGLSYVVPKRMQTSERAQAKRLLQRDQDRYETDRKLHLGKNEWHETTLIYRRREDSEHDDHRQYSVFMTNCGSGHLTEYGYRWEIESGYKSIKRFMAATTSKDFGLRFFYFAFACLLYSIWRAVDLLVQVELTGEYEHSPIVTADNTLTLLKKETGIG
- a CDS encoding phage integrase SAM-like domain-containing protein — its product is MPDRAPSTPLDDSFERYLQDKGKGRGGDGGNYRRNAARELGRFAEWAAGDRGADDWTGIVPDDVDREPTFDDLDERVFREYARHLGGDRGLKQNTVQTYYRYISAWCGWCVNEGYLEAHYAQRASAMAPLPEDDGRKPGDQQAWTSEQRHALTRHVDERARDAVEAYTILPEDTDPLDKQRRRYAALKAARDRALVFVLAYTAVRVGELLRDPNDPRRRGVRWEDISLDDGSMDVYRKKQQWDAASLPDPVISPLRSYRQLMDPPTERWPVFPTFDQRTLAELVRENLAERGERPEAIIERRAEYARDLLLALDEDIRPPSITTDGTRSILQRLSEAAEIDIDHPKHDYLAPHGGRRGMGEVLVRAFGYTVAARYLDNSEEMVRERYSHIEAGELGDVATEALEEIDSVPQ
- a CDS encoding heavy metal translocating P-type ATPase, with product MNKQSITQYYRNHRKAIVTATSGLLYGGGWSLGYLTSFEMASAAILVLATVVGGYDIAKTAYHEVTNRTLGIKTLVTLAAIGAIVIGEYWEAAAVVFLFSLGSYLEGRTMRKTRTALQELLEMTPDTATVRRDGTLQKVSARDVEEGEVVVVKPGGKIPVDGTVVDGESAVNQAPVTGESAPVHKADSDEVYAGTVNQEGALEIRTTGAGSDTTLERIIRRVEEAQEAQSPTESLIDRFAKYYTPAVIALAIGAYAVTQNAILSLTLLVIGCPGALVIGPPVSIVSAIGNAARSGVLMKGGEHLERAGKIDLVAFDKTGTLTKGETTVSGIEGFGVAAADVLSLAATAEKKSEHHLADAIVDMARERQTAATDGGATVAQADDTDVGRRSVPDPDDFDVVAGKGVIAHADGQEVVVGNRALLDDRDVDVPDRVADYVREREGRGETVVHVVRDGDIIGAIAMRDELREAAPGVVAALQDAGIETVMLTGDNERTAAAVAEEVGIDEYRAELLPEDKQSVIEGYQADGHVVAMVGDGINDAPSLATADVGIAMGAAGTDTAIETADMALMADDLERIPYAVKLSKATRWNVLENVGLAVLTVTVLLAGVLTSYVTLASGMLVHEASVLLVILNGMRLLRY
- a CDS encoding heavy-metal-associated domain-containing protein codes for the protein MSDTTQFRVLDFDCPTCASTVERALSNVDGVQHVEVHYATGRVEIEYDDSVADPDAFAETIENQGYTPQPA
- a CDS encoding ArsR/SmtB family transcription factor, which gives rise to MSDSDTDHRLDDIAVRDTRISDAIDEPMRAMVLDILSEEALTATEVHERLDDRGIDRTENTVRHHINELRDAGLVDVVRFEEGRGGTTKYYHANTIVLSYSLPDSADAAVEEMIDAAQPQITDALTTLTDEYDDAIEEIVEDMQPCEHCQTQKYETYVLLTVLRRAFVRAHRNS
- a CDS encoding amidohydrolase family protein — encoded protein: MAVDLAIHDALVLTADERNRLYERGTVCITDGCIEEVRPSRAGDGELEASTVIDGNGKLVMPGLVNAHTHLEMTPLIGAFSELELTEMLGSGTALFNRLGNGEFEYLVEAGVELAALNFLLGGVTTVNSMDARPAAGAEAFGEAGLRGFFGPAISDLFWDQPVDQQFSRAREFVETYHDTYDGRIRATICPHDDWSCTRQLWERTASLAAEYPDLLVHTHLLELEESNTMARANGGEDSVGLLDDVGLLDDRLVAAHFRLGDEEDIQRTAEADAAVAHCPSVFCYWNPDGETQWTPVPELRAAGVDVGVGIDDHYWHDSYSMFGEARQARLAANLKRSAGQFDSMELIRMLTIEGARALGMGDEIGSIEAGKRADIILLDVDKPKFTPLTNVPAHVVNNAVPADVETVIVDGDVVLRNGVPETMDSDDVRQRVNQAVERFMDETGWELDIGGSEPPTSIETVRDLPKRGPARLLTRLAMQSARDRFSF
- a CDS encoding permease, with the protein product MQATIIDGVLESLRIGVGFLWTAAWAIIMGLTITSLVQVYVSKERMAQVLGEGDLTGLTKATVFGAASSGCSFGAVAIGKGLFKKGAHAVNFLAFMFASTNLIVELGLMILILLGWEFLVAELLGGLILIAVMAAIVHLTLPENLFNEVREKLNERDHQAGVTEDPTCGMEGKDEYTLTTDGGETLKFCSEGCMETYRQETSSSGGWRDELLSWGGWYKVGNQYRKEWSMIWKDIVAGFLISGFVIVFVPQWVWNTLFIQGDGLLVTAENAVMGVIIAVLSFVGSMGNVPFAVALWGGGVSFAGIIAFVYADLITVPVLNVYRKYYGWKVMLYILGVFFVTMAFTGFLMELLFDALGIVPDLAGGETATEQTYFELNYTFYLNIIAFALSGFLLYVYRRGLGAPGQYRDPVCGMRTDDEGPSASHDGTTYYFCSKKCKRTFEEEPTEFTNQSPQISSHDHDHDH
- a CDS encoding helix-turn-helix transcriptional regulator, whose translation is MNRRRADTVVGVLLGFVLLAGGVLSWRAYQQRRAIEQSMGSMMGSSMGTMHGPDPLWYVVGTLLVAGVIGGVYYVVRGELTDPEVADTTAPVDPAQTSAATATSMDDDAAPATSINPESDPQARVLDLLPDDERRVLEPVLNSPGITQIELRDRSEFSKSKVSQTVSSLEERGLLYRERQGRTYRVYPSDDLRQQQPGK